Genomic DNA from Hymenobacter jejuensis:
GCGAAAAACGCCCCGTCGGCATACCCCACTGAGGATTTGCGTGCCGTGCGGCGCTCGCTCAAATCCCTGAACAACAGCCTCAAAAAGCTCGACCCCCAATACGCCGAACCCGCTGCTGAAGCTGCGGCGCCTGCTTCGGAGGCCCGCCAAAAAACCGAACCCTCCGCCGACGACCGTCTACTGATGGAACAGCTGGAGTTCATCCAAAAAGTAAGCAGCGACATCGGCAAGGTGACGGAAGCAGTGGTGGCGTAAGCTGCTGGATTTCGCCGCGAAGCACAGCCAACGCCCAAGGTTTTTTGTTACACATATTCCAGCGAAAACCTGCTCCACGTGCGTGTTCCTGTACTCAAAGAAAGTGTCGGGCTGCGATACTTTACGTTTTTCTATCTCTACGTCATGCAAGGCATTCCCGCAGGGTTTGCCCTAACTGCAGTATATAACTATTTGATAGGCAATGGGTTATCTGCAAAGGCGGTTGGCTCCTTCGCAGCTGTTGTGGGCATTCCCTGGACGTTTCAGTTTGTGTGGGGGCCGTTGATTGACAAATTCCAATACTCCATCATTGGGCACCGCAAGCAGTGGGTGGTACTTACGCAAACGGTAGCGTTTCTGGCGTCGCTGTCGCTGTTGTTGGTGCGCAATCCGGTGGCGCAGCTGTCCCTGATGGGACTGGTATTTTTTGTGCACAGTGTGTTTGCTTCCATCCAGGACGCCAGCGTCGATGCCATCGCCATTGCCACCGTGCCCGAGGCCGAGCGGGGGCGCGTGAATGCGTTTATGCGCGGCGGCTTTTTGCTGGGCTGGGCAGCAGGTGGCGCGGTTTTGGCTTATATGCTGCACCACGGCAGCTTTTTCAGGGCGGCTTTGTTGCAGTCGTTGGCATTGCTGGTATTCACAGTGCTGACGTTCTTTATCAAGCTCGATCGCCACGACCGCTTGCTGCCTTCCTTTGGGCGGCATCCGCGCCCAGTGGTGCCGGGCACCGACCTTAACGAGAATCCGTCGTTGGGCTGGCTGTTTCGAGAGCTCTACCGCGCCATGACCGAGCGCTACAGCCTGCGGGCTTTCGGCATCATTCTGCTGGCTTATTTGAGCAGCTACGTGTTCGGGGCGGCCTATTCTTTCCATTTGATTCACAATCTGCACTGGCCCGACCGCGACGTGTCCATTTTGCAGGGGAGCTGGGGCAGCCTGGCCTCGTTTGGTCTGCTGCTGGGCGGCGGGTTCTTGGTCGACCGTTTGGGAACGGCCCGCCTACAACGCTGGATTATGATAGGCTTGGGCGTTTTTTTGCTGATGTTCAGTTGCTTAGCTCCGTTCTGGCACTACAAGCCGTTGGCCTTTGGCGGGTTAGTGCTGCTGAACATGGCCGATCCGCTCATCAGCGTGGCGGCTATGCCGGCCTTGATGGCGTTTTGCCAGCCCAAAATCGAAGGTTCGCAGTTTACAACTTACATGGCTCTGGTCAACTTATGCGGTGTGACCAGCAGCTACCTCAACGGCTGGCTGCTGGAAGTGACCACAGCGCCCATGATTGGCTTGGCTTGCGGCACGCTGGTGCTGGGCTTGCTGATAGTGTTGTGCCTTCAGCCGCAGCGGCAACTGGCGTAAAAGCGTGAAATGAAAAAAGGCTCGTTCAAGTTTAACGAGCCGTTTTTAGGTGGTTACTTTGCCGTTTCCGGCTTCAGATACCGCGCCAGCCAATCGTAAAATACTCGATTCCAGAGTACTGAGTTTTGCGGTTTTAATACCCAGTGGCCTTCGTTGGGGAAATACAAGAACCGACTCGGAATACCGCGCATCTGGGCCGTACCGAAGGCTTCCATGCCTTGCTCAACCGGCACCCGGAAATCGACGCCGC
This window encodes:
- a CDS encoding MFS transporter, which produces MRVPVLKESVGLRYFTFFYLYVMQGIPAGFALTAVYNYLIGNGLSAKAVGSFAAVVGIPWTFQFVWGPLIDKFQYSIIGHRKQWVVLTQTVAFLASLSLLLVRNPVAQLSLMGLVFFVHSVFASIQDASVDAIAIATVPEAERGRVNAFMRGGFLLGWAAGGAVLAYMLHHGSFFRAALLQSLALLVFTVLTFFIKLDRHDRLLPSFGRHPRPVVPGTDLNENPSLGWLFRELYRAMTERYSLRAFGIILLAYLSSYVFGAAYSFHLIHNLHWPDRDVSILQGSWGSLASFGLLLGGGFLVDRLGTARLQRWIMIGLGVFLLMFSCLAPFWHYKPLAFGGLVLLNMADPLISVAAMPALMAFCQPKIEGSQFTTYMALVNLCGVTSSYLNGWLLEVTTAPMIGLACGTLVLGLLIVLCLQPQRQLA